In one window of Cydia fagiglandana chromosome 1, ilCydFagi1.1, whole genome shotgun sequence DNA:
- the LOC134665830 gene encoding protein nubbin-like isoform X3 has product MVLSACVRAASRGYCSYQESGELIKSPSPPPSHDGSASGEGEGEGEASGDERPPSPPRAPSAPLPHPSHPHHPAHAHHHAHALPLPLHAPQPPNVFGGSGAGSALAQLQHLLLTQHGAHSLLLHTQVQQAVAQAAAQQLQQLQARAAAGAHAAHAHLAPDRTIDLHEGRSPSPRRTPPGAGAFLTPMTPGSGRARSPLHAHAHAHTPLHAHAHKPRALEPAADDTADLEELEHFAKTFKQRRIKLGFTQGDVGLAMGKLYGNDFSQTTISRFEALNLSFKNMCKLKPLLQKWLEDADSSLAGGGGGGAPGPGALAEAVGRRRKKRTSIESGVRVALEKAFLHNPKPTSEEISALADALGMEKEVVRVWFCNRRQKVKRTRHESDVMAGVAPPLTNAACWGVQEKRINPPPGESAGPGALSLSLPSALHAAALQPLALLARRPAPGD; this is encoded by the exons ATGGTGCTGTCAGCCTGCGTGCGCGCCGCGTCGCGCGGATACTGCTCCTACC AAGAGTCGGGCGAGCTCATCAAATCGCCCTCCCCGCCGCCCAGCCACG ATGGGTCGGCGAGCGGCGAGGGCGAAGGCGAGGGCGAGGCGAGCGGCGACGAGCGGCCTCCgtcgccgccgcgcgcgccgtcCGCGCCCCTCCCTCACCCCTCGCACCCTCACCACCCCGCGCACGCCCATCACCACGCGCACGCGCTGCCGCTGCCGCTGCACGCGCCGCAGCCGCCGAATGTATTC GGTGGCAGCGGCGCGGGCTCGGCGCTGGCGCAGCTCCAACACCTCCTCCTCACACAGCACGGTGCGCATTCGCTACTGTTACACACACAG GTACAGCAAGCAGTGGCGCAGGCGGCGGCGCAGCAGCTGCAGCAGCTGcaggcgcgcgcggcggccggCGCGCACGCCGCGCACGCGCACCTCGCGCCCGACCGCACCATCGACCTGCACG AGGGTCGGTCACCAAGTCCTCGGCGCACGCCTCCCGGCGCAGGCGCGTTCCTGACGCCGATGACGCCGGGCTCCGGCCGCGCGCGCTCGCCGCTCCAcgcgcacgcgcacgcgcaCACGCCCCTGCACGCGCACGCTCACAAGCCGCGAGCGCTCGAGCCCGCCGCCGACGACACTGCTGACCTTGAGGAGCTGGAACACTTCGCGAAGACCTTTAAACAGCGCAGAATCAAGCTCG GATTCACTCAAGGTGACGTGGGTCTAGCAATGGGCAAGCTTTACGGGAACGACTTTTCCCAAACGACGATCTCGCGCTTTGAGGCGCTGAACCTGAGCTTCAAAAACATGTGCAAGCTGAAGCCGCTTTTGCAAAAGTGGCTGGAAGACGCAGACTCGTCGCTGGCGGGCGGcggaggcggcggcgcgcccgGGCCCGGCGCGCTAGCCGAGGCCGTGGGCCGCCGCCGCAAGAAGCGCACCAGCATCGAGTCGGGCGTGCGCGTCGCGCTCGAGAAGGCCTTCCTGCACAACCCCAAGCCCACTAGCGAGGAGATCTCCGCGCTGGCCGACGCGCTCGGCATGGAGAAGGAGGTGGTCCGCGTCTGGTTCTGCAACCGCCGCCAGAAGGTAAAGCGCACGCGCCACGAATCCGACGTGATGGCCGGCGTCGCGCCGCCGCTCACTAACGCCGCTTGTTGGGGTGTGCAGGAGAAGCGTATCAACCCGCCGCCGGGCGAGAGCGCGGGTCCCGGCGCGCTGTCGCTGTCGCTGCCGAGCGCGCTGCACGCCGCCGCGCTGCAGCCGCTGGCGCTGCTGGCGCGGCGCCCGGCGCCCGGCGACTGA
- the LOC134670987 gene encoding syntaxin-like, protein MRSKDRLAELLQRAEASGGVYKDTVLPVEEDEGSAARSLPPEMEEMLQEAESAVRWAGELAALTARLRALHAHPTFHTSPEMQEQADSVVTQAHALGLKASGALRQLEQRATTAAASVGGAAARAARLQAACCRRRYAAALEHHHSALADLRAARRRLLADQLALTNSEITEEECERLLDDNRLQVFVDNIEAETREARLGLREAEARRAELAKVEAALVDVRDLFGQLHHLVAAQQDQLDSVEYFALQATEHVVIGQHELLQGNVFRKKTKQKKIGLIVCISVGVFIVLLVLIYT, encoded by the exons ATGCGGAGCAAGGACCGCCTCGCCGAGCTGCTGCAG CGAGCAGAGGCCTCGGGTGGCGTTTATAAGGACACGGTATTACCAGTGGAAGAAGATGAGGGGTCAGCGGCGAGAAGCCTGCCGCCGGAGATGGAAGAAATGCTGCAAGAG GCGGAGTCGGCTGTGCGATGGGCGGGCGAGCTGGCGGCACTGACGGCGCGGCTGCGTGCGCTGCATGCACATCCTACCTTCCACACCAGCCCCG AGATGCAGGAGCAAGCTGACAGCGTGGTGACACAGGCGCACGCACTGGGGCTGAAGGCCAGCGGAGCGCTGCGACAGCTGGAGCAACGCGCGACCACCGCTGCCGCGAGCGTGggaggcgcggcggcgcgcgcggcacGTCTACAGGCGGCCTGCTGCCGCCGGCGGTACGCGGCAGCGCTGGAGCACCATCATAGTGCTTTAGCGGACTTGCGTGCTGCGCGACGGCGATTGCTTGCTGATCAACTAGCTCTTA CTAATTCAGAGATTACAGAGGAGGAGTGCGAGAGACTGTTGGACGACAACCGTCTCCAAGTTTTCGTCGATAAT ATCGAAGCAGAAACGCGCGAGGCCCGGCTCGGCCTGCGCGAGGCCGAGGCACGTCGCGCGGAGCTGGCGAAAGTGGAGGCAGCCCTCGTGGACGTCCGGGACTTGTTCGGACAGCTGCATCACCTCGTAGCCGCGCAGCAGGATCAGCTGGACAGCGTCGAATACTTCGCGCTGCAGGCCACGGAGCACGTCGTCATTGGTCAGCACGAGCTGCTGCAGGGGAACGTGTTCCGCAAGAAGACTAAGCAG